From the Polyangiaceae bacterium genome, one window contains:
- a CDS encoding 2-oxoglutarate dehydrogenase E1 component has product MMADAWPNTLSLAFVEQLYERYLQEPSSVDSGWQAYFASLPKDAFASAPQIGPRHRPASVFNPKNGGGGGNGQALRAAEFDPFEVAVRQDRVDQLVRAFRVRGHMVAKIDPLGLPRSDQPELMPEFYGLAQADLQRVFSSRTISGPSTLTLAQILDRLHATYCRSIGVQFMHIDDLYVKQWLQDRMEDEENRVRLTRDEQLRILTKLTDAVIFEEFIQKKYLGAKSFSLEGSESLIPLLVFAIERAAEHGVDEVVLGMAHRGRLNVLANILGKSARAIFREFDDRDPALYMGSGDVKYHMGYSSDYVAANGSRVHMSLCFNPSHLEFVNTVVQGRVRAKQDRAGDRERRKKVGLLIHGDAAFAGEGIVQETLNLSQLSAYHTGGTIHVIVNNQIGFTTPPQQSRSSVYATDVAKMLQIPIFHVNGEDPDAVAEVIRLASDFRATFQRDVVIDMYGYRRHGHNEGDEPSFTQPLLYAAIAERKSVRDGYLGHLLRLGEVSREEADQIAVQRREHLERELDQARTADYVRTSDWLGGYWQGYCGGPEADVPEVDTRIDKERLSGLLGKLTELPSDFRPHRKVERLLAVRREMASGERPLDWGTAEQLACATLAVSGVRIRFTGQDSSRGTFSQRHTRFYDVEDGHAYMPLCHLSEDQGVVQIYNSALSEAGVLGFEYGYSLDWPDGLVMWEAQFGDFVNTAQVIIDQFIASAEDKWKRLSGLVMLLPHGFEGQGPEHSSARLERFLVLAAEENIQIAQPSTPAQHFHLLRRQVLRPWRKPMVVFTPKSLLRHPRAVSSLEDCAAGQFQRVIADTSVESAAVTRILMCSGKVYYDLLTHREKEGRSDVAIVRVEQLYPLPDAHIKQALDGYPPDVPVVWVQDEPENMGAWRHFRARFGSKLFRRHALSCASRPESASPATGSPAAHKLEQQAIMEQAFSRG; this is encoded by the coding sequence ATGATGGCCGACGCCTGGCCCAACACCCTCAGCCTTGCTTTCGTAGAGCAGCTGTACGAGCGCTATCTGCAAGAACCCAGTTCCGTGGACAGCGGCTGGCAGGCGTACTTCGCCAGTCTGCCCAAGGACGCATTCGCCTCCGCACCGCAGATCGGCCCGCGGCATCGACCCGCGAGCGTGTTCAACCCCAAGAACGGTGGCGGCGGCGGAAATGGCCAAGCGCTGCGTGCGGCCGAGTTCGATCCCTTCGAGGTGGCCGTACGGCAAGACCGTGTGGACCAGCTGGTACGTGCATTCCGTGTTCGCGGCCATATGGTGGCCAAGATCGATCCCCTGGGGCTGCCGCGTTCGGACCAACCCGAGCTGATGCCGGAGTTCTATGGGCTCGCACAGGCCGATCTGCAACGCGTGTTCTCGAGTCGGACCATCTCCGGCCCGTCCACCCTGACCTTGGCGCAGATCCTGGACCGGCTCCATGCCACCTACTGCCGCTCGATTGGCGTGCAGTTCATGCACATCGACGACTTGTACGTGAAGCAGTGGCTACAGGATCGCATGGAGGACGAGGAGAACCGCGTCCGGCTGACCCGCGACGAGCAGCTTCGCATCCTCACCAAACTGACGGATGCCGTCATCTTCGAGGAGTTCATCCAGAAGAAGTACCTGGGCGCGAAGAGCTTCTCGCTGGAAGGCTCCGAGAGCCTCATCCCACTCCTGGTGTTTGCCATCGAACGCGCCGCGGAGCACGGCGTCGACGAAGTCGTCTTGGGCATGGCGCATCGCGGGCGGCTCAACGTCTTGGCCAACATCCTGGGCAAGAGCGCACGGGCAATCTTCCGCGAATTCGACGATCGAGATCCCGCGCTCTACATGGGTAGCGGCGACGTCAAGTACCACATGGGCTACAGCTCGGACTACGTGGCTGCCAATGGCAGTCGCGTCCACATGTCGCTGTGCTTCAACCCCAGCCATCTCGAGTTCGTGAACACGGTGGTGCAGGGACGTGTTCGCGCCAAACAGGATCGCGCTGGGGATCGCGAACGACGCAAGAAGGTCGGCCTACTGATCCATGGGGATGCAGCCTTCGCCGGTGAAGGCATCGTGCAAGAGACGCTGAACCTGAGTCAGCTTTCCGCCTACCACACCGGTGGAACCATCCACGTGATCGTGAACAACCAGATCGGATTCACGACGCCACCGCAACAGAGCCGTTCGAGCGTCTACGCCACGGACGTCGCGAAGATGTTGCAGATCCCCATCTTCCACGTGAATGGTGAAGATCCCGATGCGGTGGCGGAAGTGATCCGCTTGGCTTCGGACTTTCGAGCCACTTTTCAGCGAGACGTGGTGATCGACATGTACGGCTATCGTCGGCATGGTCACAACGAGGGAGACGAGCCAAGCTTCACTCAACCCTTGCTCTACGCCGCCATCGCCGAGCGCAAGAGCGTTCGGGACGGTTACCTCGGGCATCTCTTGCGCTTGGGCGAAGTCAGTCGGGAAGAAGCGGATCAAATCGCCGTGCAGCGCCGCGAGCACTTGGAGCGCGAGCTGGACCAAGCACGAACCGCGGACTACGTGCGTACGTCGGACTGGTTGGGGGGCTACTGGCAGGGGTACTGCGGAGGACCCGAGGCTGACGTGCCCGAGGTGGACACTCGTATCGACAAGGAGCGGCTCAGTGGCTTGCTCGGCAAGCTCACGGAGCTGCCGTCGGACTTCAGGCCGCACCGCAAGGTGGAGCGACTGCTTGCCGTCCGACGCGAGATGGCGAGTGGGGAACGCCCCTTGGATTGGGGTACGGCGGAGCAACTGGCCTGCGCCACCCTCGCCGTCAGCGGCGTGCGTATCCGCTTCACGGGTCAAGACTCGAGCCGCGGCACCTTCAGCCAGCGGCACACACGCTTCTATGACGTGGAAGACGGGCACGCCTACATGCCGCTGTGCCACTTGTCCGAAGACCAGGGAGTCGTCCAAATCTACAACAGCGCGCTGTCCGAAGCCGGCGTGCTCGGTTTCGAGTACGGGTACTCTTTGGATTGGCCAGATGGTCTGGTGATGTGGGAGGCGCAGTTCGGTGACTTCGTCAACACCGCGCAGGTGATCATCGATCAGTTCATCGCCAGCGCCGAGGACAAGTGGAAGCGCCTTTCGGGGCTCGTGATGCTCTTGCCGCACGGCTTCGAAGGGCAGGGCCCGGAGCATTCCAGCGCGCGTCTGGAGCGCTTCTTGGTCTTGGCGGCCGAAGAGAACATTCAGATCGCGCAGCCCAGCACGCCGGCGCAGCACTTTCATCTGCTGCGACGGCAGGTTCTACGGCCGTGGCGCAAGCCGATGGTGGTGTTCACGCCCAAGAGCTTGCTGCGGCACCCACGGGCGGTCAGTAGCTTGGAGGACTGTGCCGCGGGCCAGTTCCAGCGCGTGATCGCCGACACCAGTGTCGAGAGTGCCGCCGTGACGCGGATTCTGATGTGCAGCGGCAAGGTCTATTACGACCTGCTCACCCACCGTGAAAAGGAAGGGCGCAGTGACGTGGCCATCGTCCGCGTGGAGCAGCTCTATCCGTTGCCCGATGCCCACATCAAGCAAGCCCTCGACGGCTACCCCCCGGACGTGCCGGTAGTCTGGGTGCAGGACGAGCCGGAGAACATGGGGGCATGGCGCCACTTCCGCGCGCGCTTCGGTAGCAAGCTGTTTCGCCGTCACGCACTGTCGTGCGCGTCGCGGCCCGAATCGGCGAGCCCCGCGACGGGGTCGCCCGCAGCGCACAAACTCGAGCAGCAAGCGATCATGGAACAAGCATTCTCGCGCGGCTAG
- a CDS encoding formate--tetrahydrofolate ligase — protein MLRVDGTSTPRVTTRAPTLYPLLVSDSEQFEDEEWARRLGLGHDDVIPFGRDIFKITRRPHRAKQSATYIAVTAVTPTPLGEGKTVTTIGLSMALNALGTRAIATLRQPSLAPVLGIKGGGAGGGKSRLEPFDRINLGLSGDLFAVEAANNLLAAVIDDHMYRAREPQLDPGAVSWKRVMDIGDRSLVDITTNLAGKSGAATRNTGFELTAASEVMAILALASGISDLKARLKRIVVGRTPTGTPVTAAELGVAGAMAMLLRDAVYPNLVRTSSGSPALVHAGPFANIAHGNCSVVADLLADELADVVVTEGGFGSDMGAEKLFHIKCRASGLRPDAAVLVCTLRALKLHSGHFDVKPGKPLPPELAAPNAAALEAGVSNLHAHIDILKAFGLPVVVAINRFPEDTQDELDHVRRVAQQLGAHGAAVSEVFARGAEGGRELATMVLDAARKPNEFRMLYELSDGLESKLTTLATRLYGARRVELSSEAKEHLDRFTAEGYGALPVCVAKTQASLSHDPKLLGRPRDYDFAIRDVRLSAGAGFVYALAGTQRTMPGLPGDPSAKHLDLADDGSIIGLR, from the coding sequence ATGCTGCGAGTAGACGGCACCTCCACGCCGCGCGTGACGACGCGTGCGCCGACCCTGTATCCTCTGCTAGTGAGCGACTCCGAGCAATTCGAGGACGAAGAATGGGCGCGGCGGCTGGGCCTTGGTCACGATGACGTGATCCCCTTCGGCCGAGACATCTTCAAGATCACGCGTCGCCCTCACCGCGCCAAGCAGAGCGCCACTTACATCGCGGTCACGGCAGTGACACCGACGCCGCTGGGCGAGGGCAAGACCGTCACCACCATCGGCCTGTCGATGGCGCTGAATGCCCTGGGCACCCGCGCAATCGCCACCTTGCGCCAGCCCAGTCTGGCCCCGGTGCTGGGCATCAAAGGCGGTGGCGCGGGCGGCGGCAAGTCGCGCCTCGAGCCTTTCGACCGCATCAATTTGGGGCTGAGCGGCGATCTGTTCGCTGTGGAGGCCGCCAACAACCTGCTCGCTGCAGTCATCGATGATCACATGTATCGAGCCCGGGAGCCCCAGCTCGATCCCGGGGCCGTATCCTGGAAGCGCGTGATGGACATCGGCGACCGATCCCTGGTCGACATCACGACGAACCTAGCAGGCAAGTCCGGCGCCGCCACCCGCAACACTGGTTTCGAGCTGACCGCAGCGTCCGAGGTGATGGCCATCCTGGCGCTCGCCAGCGGCATCTCGGATCTAAAGGCACGCCTGAAGCGCATCGTAGTGGGCAGGACTCCGACGGGTACCCCGGTCACCGCAGCAGAGCTCGGCGTAGCTGGCGCCATGGCGATGCTGCTGCGCGATGCCGTCTATCCCAACCTGGTGCGCACCAGCTCAGGCTCGCCCGCCCTCGTCCACGCGGGGCCCTTCGCCAACATCGCGCATGGCAATTGCTCAGTGGTCGCGGATCTGCTCGCCGACGAACTGGCCGACGTCGTGGTGACCGAGGGCGGTTTTGGCTCGGACATGGGGGCAGAGAAGCTCTTTCACATCAAGTGTCGCGCGAGCGGACTACGCCCCGACGCGGCGGTCTTGGTCTGCACGTTGCGCGCGTTGAAGCTCCACAGCGGCCACTTCGACGTCAAGCCGGGCAAGCCGCTGCCCCCGGAGCTGGCGGCGCCGAACGCCGCCGCCTTGGAAGCGGGAGTCAGCAACCTGCATGCACACATCGACATCCTGAAGGCCTTCGGCTTGCCCGTGGTCGTCGCCATCAACCGCTTCCCCGAGGACACCCAGGACGAGCTCGACCACGTGCGTCGCGTCGCGCAGCAACTCGGCGCCCATGGCGCTGCCGTCAGCGAGGTATTCGCCCGCGGAGCCGAGGGCGGACGTGAGCTCGCGACCATGGTGCTGGACGCCGCGCGAAAGCCCAATGAGTTTCGCATGCTGTACGAACTGTCGGACGGCCTCGAATCCAAACTCACGACGTTGGCGACGCGACTCTACGGCGCTCGCCGCGTCGAGCTCAGCAGCGAGGCCAAGGAGCATCTGGATCGCTTCACCGCCGAGGGCTACGGCGCCCTGCCCGTCTGCGTCGCCAAGACTCAGGCGTCCTTGTCTCATGACCCCAAGCTTCTGGGCCGACCGCGCGACTACGACTTCGCCATCCGCGACGTGCGCTTGTCTGCGGGCGCAGGCTTCGTCTACGCCCTTGCCGGCACCCAGCGCACGATGCCCGGTCTGCCCGGCGATCCTTCCGCCAAGCACCTCGACCTCGCTGATGACGGCTCCATCATCGGTTTGCGCTAG
- a CDS encoding PHB depolymerase family esterase, producing MKKQIKRLLVTAFLGLGLVLLALVACRLRATKGLSEHHFEFQGVERSFFVHLPPTHSKERSVPLVIALHGGHGKADRLNSGMNFGLTAQADARGWVLVVPQGVERGWNDGRPIDDRASRARAGIDDVAFIGALIDRAHARWGIDRERVFVTGISNGGSMSFHLAIALTNKLRAVAPVTMGLPSIHRSKTPQRPIAILIMNGTADPLVPYMGGQIRVLGRERGEVLSTDDTVEWWAKANGCTTSGPRRTLPDTDLTDGTRVHTRARTGCNADASVVLYEVEGGGHAWPGGRQYLPERMIGRVSRDIDASKVIFDFFAEHAK from the coding sequence ATGAAGAAGCAGATCAAGCGCTTGCTGGTGACGGCCTTCCTGGGCCTGGGATTGGTCCTGCTTGCGCTCGTCGCTTGTCGTTTGCGCGCGACGAAGGGACTGAGCGAGCATCACTTCGAGTTTCAGGGTGTGGAACGCAGCTTCTTCGTACATCTGCCGCCCACGCATTCGAAGGAGCGGTCGGTGCCGCTCGTGATCGCGCTGCACGGGGGACACGGCAAGGCCGACCGCTTGAACAGTGGGATGAACTTTGGGCTGACGGCTCAGGCGGACGCCCGCGGTTGGGTGCTCGTGGTTCCCCAAGGCGTGGAGCGGGGCTGGAACGACGGCCGTCCCATCGACGACCGTGCCTCTCGAGCGCGTGCGGGCATAGACGACGTTGCGTTCATCGGCGCGCTGATCGACCGCGCACACGCTCGCTGGGGGATCGACCGAGAGCGGGTGTTCGTCACGGGCATTTCCAACGGTGGCAGCATGTCCTTTCACCTCGCGATTGCCTTGACGAACAAGCTCCGCGCCGTCGCCCCCGTCACCATGGGGCTACCGAGCATTCATCGGAGCAAGACCCCGCAGCGGCCCATCGCCATCCTGATCATGAACGGCACGGCCGACCCGCTCGTCCCCTACATGGGGGGACAGATCCGCGTGCTTGGGCGAGAGCGCGGGGAGGTCCTTTCCACGGACGACACCGTGGAGTGGTGGGCCAAGGCCAACGGTTGCACCACGAGCGGGCCACGCCGCACGTTGCCAGACACGGACCTCACGGATGGCACCCGCGTGCACACGCGCGCTCGAACCGGCTGCAACGCCGACGCCAGCGTGGTGCTCTACGAGGTGGAAGGCGGCGGGCACGCCTGGCCCGGTGGGCGCCAGTACCTACCCGAGCGAATGATAGGACGCGTTTCGCGCGACATCGACGCAAGCAAAGTCATCTTCGACTTCTTTGCCGAGCACGCAAAGTAG
- the odhB gene encoding 2-oxoglutarate dehydrogenase complex dihydrolipoyllysine-residue succinyltransferase has translation MPVELKVPSVGESITEVQIGDWLKGVGERVRRDETVVMIETDKVTVELPAPIDGVISEIRVQKGALAQVGDVIGMMDEAGAQVAAAPSASAPTPVAAAPSPPTPVAAAPAPPAPSAPAPVAAPSTGDDDGRAKRGVESLPPQGFARVMPSARRVMAQSGLSVEQVQASGPGGRILKEDVMRAQAAPTAPAPSVAKAPPAPPAPPGQGEEIVAMSPMRKRIAERLVQSQQTAALLTTFNEIDMSAVIDLRKQYQPKFQEKYGIKLGFMSFFVKAAIEALKLIPEVNGEIRGTDIVYKHYYDIGVAVGGGKGLVVPVIRAADQLSFAQVELTIADYGRRAQDNKLALDELMGGTFTISNGGIYGSLMSTPIINPPQSGILGLHAIQERPVARDGQVVIRPMMYVALTYDHRLIDGREAVTFLKRIKECIEDPTRILLEV, from the coding sequence ATGCCCGTTGAACTGAAGGTACCAAGCGTGGGGGAGTCGATCACCGAGGTGCAGATCGGTGACTGGCTGAAGGGAGTTGGAGAGCGCGTACGACGGGACGAGACCGTCGTCATGATCGAAACCGACAAAGTGACCGTCGAACTCCCGGCGCCCATCGATGGCGTGATCTCGGAGATCCGTGTGCAAAAGGGAGCGCTAGCGCAAGTGGGGGACGTGATCGGCATGATGGACGAAGCAGGAGCGCAGGTTGCGGCCGCGCCATCCGCATCTGCACCCACGCCCGTCGCCGCCGCACCCAGTCCGCCCACGCCCGTCGCCGCGGCACCCGCTCCACCTGCTCCATCTGCGCCTGCCCCCGTGGCGGCGCCCTCGACGGGCGACGATGACGGTCGCGCGAAACGCGGCGTGGAGTCTTTGCCGCCGCAAGGCTTCGCCCGAGTGATGCCCAGTGCGCGCCGGGTCATGGCGCAAAGCGGCCTCAGTGTCGAGCAGGTGCAAGCCTCGGGGCCTGGCGGACGCATCTTGAAGGAAGATGTGATGCGGGCGCAGGCGGCTCCCACCGCTCCCGCGCCCTCAGTGGCGAAAGCTCCGCCGGCGCCTCCCGCGCCGCCCGGGCAGGGTGAAGAGATCGTCGCCATGAGTCCGATGCGCAAGCGCATCGCAGAGCGCCTGGTGCAGTCGCAGCAGACGGCGGCGCTGCTCACGACCTTCAACGAGATCGACATGAGCGCCGTGATCGATCTTCGCAAGCAGTATCAGCCAAAGTTTCAGGAGAAGTACGGCATCAAGCTGGGCTTCATGTCCTTCTTCGTGAAGGCGGCCATCGAAGCCTTGAAGCTCATTCCCGAAGTCAACGGCGAGATTCGCGGCACGGACATCGTCTACAAGCACTACTACGACATCGGCGTTGCCGTCGGCGGGGGCAAGGGACTCGTCGTGCCGGTGATCCGCGCGGCGGACCAGCTGAGCTTTGCGCAGGTGGAGTTGACGATCGCCGACTACGGCAGACGCGCTCAGGACAACAAGCTCGCCTTGGACGAGCTGATGGGTGGAACCTTCACCATCTCCAACGGCGGCATCTACGGCTCGCTGATGTCCACCCCCATCATCAACCCACCGCAGAGCGGCATCTTGGGGCTGCACGCCATCCAAGAGCGGCCCGTGGCTCGGGACGGTCAAGTCGTGATTCGGCCCATGATGTACGTAGCCTTGACCTACGACCATCGCTTGATCGACGGTCGCGAAGCGGTCACGTTCCTCAAGCGCATCAAGGAATGCATCGAGGACCCCACGCGCATTCTGCTCGAGGTCTGA
- a CDS encoding RNA methyltransferase: MTPFDLELVAALRERAQREETGLFAVEGVRFLIATVDAGADVAGLVVCKRLLTSVPGRMVVRRLRRRGVPTLLVQEDVLAPLSRLRDGSGRGVIAVVRQRWRPPHRIGRRETWLAVHDVRSLGNLGTLLRTCLAVGARGVFLLDDVDPFDPACVRATMGALMRLEFVRLEAGGLSALVAESGAKLVGASPHGKRDFRLHRYRDSTVLLLGGERSGIRPELARGCHTLVRIPMQPGLDSLNLAVAGSLVLYEIFAQRERR; encoded by the coding sequence GTGACGCCCTTCGATCTCGAGCTCGTCGCGGCACTGCGCGAGCGCGCTCAAAGGGAGGAAACCGGGCTGTTCGCCGTCGAAGGGGTTCGCTTTCTGATCGCCACCGTGGATGCCGGCGCGGACGTAGCAGGACTGGTCGTCTGCAAACGTCTCCTGACAAGCGTCCCCGGTCGCATGGTCGTGCGCCGCCTTCGACGTCGCGGCGTTCCGACTCTGCTGGTGCAAGAGGACGTCCTAGCGCCCCTTTCCCGCCTGAGAGACGGCAGCGGTCGCGGAGTAATCGCCGTGGTGCGACAGCGCTGGCGACCGCCACACCGCATAGGGCGCCGTGAAACTTGGCTCGCCGTGCACGACGTCCGCTCTCTGGGTAACCTTGGAACGCTGCTTCGAACCTGCCTGGCGGTCGGTGCTCGCGGCGTGTTCTTGCTCGACGACGTAGACCCCTTCGACCCCGCGTGCGTTCGCGCCACGATGGGAGCATTGATGCGCTTGGAGTTCGTCAGGCTCGAGGCAGGCGGGCTGAGCGCTCTGGTTGCAGAGAGTGGAGCGAAGTTGGTTGGTGCTAGTCCCCACGGCAAGCGCGACTTCCGCCTGCACCGCTATCGAGATTCCACGGTACTGCTACTTGGCGGTGAGCGTAGCGGAATCCGCCCGGAACTCGCGCGCGGATGCCACACCCTGGTACGCATTCCGATGCAACCTGGGCTGGATTCACTCAACCTCGCCGTGGCAGGAAGCCTGGTCTTGTACGAGATCTTCGCGCAGCGCGAGCGACGGTGA
- a CDS encoding serine/threonine-protein kinase codes for MTELSSGTQVTPSIRLKRRLGEGGMGAVWIANHTTLRTEVVVKFLLNRLLDDPTSQARFTREASAAAQVKSPHVVQILDHGVLHGNRPYIVMELLEGRDLSAQLKLRGALEPHEVAHLVEHVALALQRAHIKGIVHRDIKPNNIFLCDVGASQPFIKLLDFGIASDSQLEHLTATGQIVGTPAFMSPEQLSGKEVTPKSDLWSLGMVALKALTGQNPFQRGNIHETMGAVMHAPRPVPSQLAPHLPHALDDWFARACHRQPECRWRNATEMSRALWAALGVERQIASSPSASLVPLPLAQETTVAETPPELVTEGTLRSTVNERPALTEPSASTPAPPPRRRALGWGIGAGVIVLGLLAAVGLSVTSVSDAVPLLRRGTASLAVLVRSQVDAIRPPPAPLGSNSAPVNAATKAKKPTSAPTSTSRKRPPPTSAVPTARPKNPNDDSLGF; via the coding sequence GTGACCGAACTCAGCTCGGGGACCCAGGTCACCCCTTCCATTCGTCTCAAACGGCGACTTGGGGAGGGGGGCATGGGGGCGGTCTGGATCGCCAACCACACGACTCTTCGCACGGAGGTGGTCGTGAAGTTCCTGTTGAACCGCTTGCTGGATGACCCGACGAGTCAGGCTCGGTTCACTCGGGAGGCATCCGCGGCGGCTCAGGTGAAGAGCCCCCACGTGGTGCAGATCCTGGACCACGGCGTTCTGCACGGCAATCGCCCCTACATCGTGATGGAGCTGTTGGAGGGGCGTGATCTTTCCGCCCAGTTGAAGTTGAGGGGCGCCCTGGAGCCGCACGAGGTGGCGCACCTGGTCGAGCATGTCGCGCTCGCGCTGCAGCGCGCCCACATCAAGGGAATCGTGCATCGCGACATCAAGCCGAACAACATCTTCCTTTGTGACGTTGGAGCGAGCCAACCTTTCATCAAGCTCCTCGATTTCGGCATCGCCAGCGACTCCCAGCTCGAGCACCTGACCGCCACGGGACAGATCGTCGGTACACCCGCCTTCATGAGCCCAGAGCAACTGTCGGGCAAAGAGGTGACGCCGAAGAGCGACCTTTGGTCGTTGGGCATGGTGGCGCTCAAAGCGTTGACGGGTCAGAATCCGTTCCAGCGCGGAAACATCCACGAGACCATGGGTGCGGTGATGCATGCGCCGCGTCCTGTTCCGTCGCAGCTCGCACCCCACTTGCCGCACGCGCTGGACGACTGGTTCGCGCGTGCGTGCCATCGCCAGCCTGAATGTCGTTGGCGCAACGCCACGGAGATGTCCCGCGCGCTGTGGGCCGCTCTCGGGGTCGAACGGCAGATAGCATCGTCGCCAAGTGCGAGTCTCGTTCCACTGCCGCTCGCGCAGGAGACCACGGTCGCGGAAACACCGCCCGAGCTCGTGACCGAGGGGACGCTGCGCTCTACTGTCAACGAGCGTCCCGCGCTGACGGAGCCGTCCGCCAGCACACCTGCCCCGCCGCCCCGGAGGCGCGCCTTGGGGTGGGGAATCGGCGCCGGCGTCATCGTCCTAGGGCTGCTGGCGGCGGTCGGGCTCAGCGTCACGTCGGTATCTGACGCCGTGCCGCTGCTGCGCCGCGGCACGGCCAGTCTCGCGGTGCTAGTGCGTTCCCAGGTGGACGCGATTCGCCCACCGCCAGCGCCACTTGGCTCCAACTCGGCTCCCGTGAACGCTGCGACCAAGGCGAAGAAGCCCACCTCTGCGCCAACGTCGACTTCGCGGAAAAGACCTCCGCCGACATCTGCTGTTCCCACCGCCAGGCCGAAGAATCCAAACGATGATAGCCTCGGGTTCTAA